One genomic region from Ornithinimicrobium flavum encodes:
- a CDS encoding DUF3352 domain-containing protein gives MTTVTETPGGDLTEGGRRAPWLLIGGGVAAAALLGGGVYAALAMSGGGDQPDSVLPATAAAYAQVDLDPSAGQKVTAVRFFQGLDPEVRASIDRDWRAWVWEQLQEEGDLPPEVSYAEDVEPWLGDRAGVALIPTGEGEEPVAAVALQVKDGQAALDFLDGLDAEGSEDLAYYLADDYVVLTQQGSLELVRSAAEAGTLDEHEPYTSDMDDLGEAGIVAMWADAARASEIDPSAFDADLGLTEEALGLPERPDVTGRMAGTLRFSADAIELHGITRGVSGVALPASTGATRLVGELPADTAVALSVENGAQMVQATWDYYADLYPDEVAEVSGQAEEAGFTLPDDLRTVLGESMTLSVGPGIVDAVTGISPTEPSVPALPLGYRVTTDTARLQTMLSENGLGAGFLTVREDDGTLTVGTDQAYVDSLADGTGETLGSTALFSAAVADSGSSDTVFFVDVAAFEQYYLPEVTDEDARAALEQLGAVGMSGTTEGEGAGRFTLRLVADQE, from the coding sequence ATGACGACAGTGACCGAGACGCCCGGGGGCGACCTGACCGAGGGTGGCCGCAGGGCTCCCTGGCTGCTCATCGGGGGCGGGGTCGCCGCCGCGGCGCTGCTCGGTGGCGGGGTCTACGCCGCGCTGGCGATGAGCGGTGGCGGGGACCAGCCCGACAGCGTCCTGCCGGCGACGGCCGCGGCCTACGCCCAGGTCGACCTCGACCCGAGCGCCGGCCAGAAGGTCACGGCGGTCCGTTTCTTCCAGGGGCTGGACCCCGAGGTGCGGGCCAGCATCGACCGCGACTGGCGCGCCTGGGTGTGGGAGCAGCTCCAGGAGGAGGGCGACCTGCCCCCGGAGGTGAGCTACGCCGAGGACGTCGAGCCGTGGCTGGGCGACCGGGCCGGCGTGGCGCTCATCCCGACCGGGGAGGGCGAGGAGCCCGTGGCGGCCGTGGCCCTGCAGGTCAAGGACGGCCAGGCCGCCCTCGACTTCCTGGACGGGCTCGACGCCGAGGGGAGCGAGGACCTCGCCTACTACCTCGCGGACGACTACGTCGTGCTGACCCAGCAGGGGTCGCTGGAGCTGGTCCGGTCCGCCGCCGAGGCCGGGACCCTCGACGAGCACGAGCCCTACACCTCCGACATGGACGACCTCGGCGAGGCCGGGATCGTCGCGATGTGGGCGGATGCGGCCCGGGCCTCCGAGATCGATCCGTCCGCCTTCGACGCGGACCTGGGGCTGACCGAGGAGGCGCTCGGTCTGCCCGAGCGTCCCGACGTGACCGGTCGGATGGCCGGCACCCTGCGCTTCAGCGCCGACGCGATCGAGCTGCACGGCATCACCCGCGGGGTGTCCGGCGTCGCCCTACCTGCGTCGACCGGCGCGACCCGACTCGTGGGCGAGCTGCCGGCGGACACCGCCGTCGCTCTGTCCGTGGAGAACGGCGCGCAGATGGTGCAGGCGACCTGGGACTACTACGCCGATCTCTACCCCGACGAGGTCGCCGAGGTGTCCGGCCAGGCGGAGGAGGCAGGTTTCACCCTTCCCGACGACCTCCGGACCGTGCTCGGTGAGTCGATGACGCTGTCCGTCGGGCCGGGCATCGTGGACGCCGTGACGGGGATCAGCCCCACCGAGCCGTCCGTGCCGGCGCTGCCGCTCGGCTACCGCGTGACCACCGACACCGCCCGTCTGCAGACGATGCTGAGCGAGAACGGTCTGGGAGCCGGGTTCCTCACGGTCCGTGAGGACGACGGGACCCTCACCGTGGGCACCGACCAGGCCTACGTCGACTCCCTGGCCGACGGCACGGGCGAGACGCTCGGCTCCACCGCGCTCTTCTCCGCCGCGGTGGCCGACTCCGGCAGCAGCGACACCGTCTTCTTCGTCGACGTCGCCGCCTTCGAGCAGTACTACCTCCCCGAGGTCACCGACGAGGACGCCCGCGCCGCGCTGGAGCAGCTGGGCGCGGTCGGAATGTCCGGCACGACCGAGGGCGAGGGCGCCGGCCGCTTCACCCTGCGCCTGGTGGCCGACCAGGAGTGA
- a CDS encoding inorganic diphosphatase produces MQFDVTIEIPQGSRNKYEVDHATGRIRLDRMLFTATRYPADYGYIEDTLGEDGDPLDALVLLDEPTWPGCLVAARPIGMFHMRDEAGGDDKIICVPAEDPRKLAIQSLDDIGTHTRLEIQHFFEVYKDLEPGKSVEGAHWAGPEEAQRVYQEAVQRAKDAGLSTARWPMPQH; encoded by the coding sequence ATGCAGTTCGACGTGACGATCGAGATCCCGCAGGGAAGCCGCAACAAGTACGAGGTGGACCACGCGACCGGACGCATCCGGCTGGACCGCATGCTGTTCACCGCCACCCGCTACCCCGCCGACTACGGCTACATCGAGGACACCCTGGGCGAGGACGGCGACCCGCTGGACGCCCTCGTCCTCCTCGACGAGCCGACCTGGCCCGGGTGCCTCGTCGCGGCCCGCCCCATCGGGATGTTCCACATGAGGGACGAGGCGGGGGGTGACGACAAGATCATCTGCGTCCCCGCGGAGGACCCGCGCAAGCTGGCCATCCAGAGCCTGGACGACATCGGGACCCACACGCGGCTGGAGATCCAGCACTTCTTCGAGGTCTACAAGGACCTCGAGCCGGGCAAGTCGGTCGAGGGCGCGCACTGGGCCGGGCCGGAGGAGGCGCAGCGCGTCTACCAGGAGGCCGTGCAGCGGGCCAAGGACGCCGGTCTGTCCACCGCGCGCTGGCCGATGCCCCAGCACTGA
- a CDS encoding D-alanyl-D-alanine carboxypeptidase, which translates to MRYAVAPALAVALLLPPAGAGLPGPAASAGGEQDAVATSTSQSEVTGPSSTPTAPSDVRPRIAALQHPLGEVAAAPAPDPAALREELEDELESEWLGPGNRRGLSVRDALTGEVLTEVNADRLMTPASTTKLLAAAAIVVGLDPEARFSTRVVAGAEPGQVVLVAGGDMLLGDAAGDPEAVAGHAGIADLAAQTARALRNGVRGDGAASTGAPGPGAVLPEDAATTSDAPTDPGPVTVALDLSHVAGPHAVPTWSDHWVQEGWTGRIVQLGRASDRALPFNPSPERPEQEVARVFRAALAQEGIEVVGAEDEDARAAEVQIAPDAASWPRGVRRRRDVSGAGAGDQ; encoded by the coding sequence ATGCGGTATGCCGTCGCCCCGGCGCTCGCCGTGGCGTTGCTCCTCCCCCCGGCCGGGGCGGGCCTGCCCGGCCCCGCCGCCTCGGCCGGCGGGGAGCAGGACGCGGTCGCGACGAGCACCTCGCAGAGCGAGGTCACCGGCCCGTCGTCCACACCGACCGCCCCCTCGGACGTGCGTCCCCGGATCGCCGCGCTCCAGCACCCGCTGGGGGAGGTCGCCGCCGCACCGGCGCCGGACCCGGCCGCCCTGCGGGAGGAGCTGGAGGATGAGCTCGAGAGCGAGTGGCTCGGCCCGGGCAACCGCCGGGGCCTGTCCGTCCGGGACGCCCTGACGGGCGAGGTGCTGACGGAGGTCAACGCCGACCGGCTGATGACCCCGGCCTCCACCACCAAGCTGCTCGCGGCGGCGGCGATCGTCGTCGGGCTGGACCCGGAGGCACGGTTCTCCACCCGGGTGGTCGCCGGGGCGGAGCCGGGGCAGGTCGTGCTCGTGGCCGGCGGGGACATGCTGCTCGGCGACGCGGCGGGAGACCCGGAGGCCGTGGCCGGGCACGCGGGCATCGCCGATCTCGCGGCGCAGACCGCACGGGCCCTGCGGAACGGGGTCCGCGGCGACGGGGCAGCGTCCACGGGTGCCCCGGGGCCGGGTGCCGTCCTCCCGGAGGACGCGGCGACCACCTCCGACGCACCCACCGACCCCGGCCCGGTCACCGTCGCCCTGGATCTCTCCCACGTGGCGGGGCCGCACGCGGTGCCGACCTGGAGCGACCACTGGGTGCAGGAGGGCTGGACCGGCCGGATCGTGCAGCTGGGCCGTGCCTCCGACCGGGCCCTGCCCTTCAACCCCTCCCCGGAGCGGCCCGAGCAGGAGGTCGCGCGCGTCTTCCGCGCGGCGCTGGCGCAGGAGGGGATCGAGGTGGTCGGCGCCGAGGACGAGGACGCGAGGGCCGCCGAGGTGCAGATCGCGCCGGACGCGGCGAGCTGGCCTCGTGGAGTCCGCCGCCGTCGCGACGTCTCTGGCGCTGGCGCTGGCGACCAGTGA
- a CDS encoding D-alanyl-D-alanine carboxypeptidase → MESAAVATSLALALATSDNAMIEQLARQAAAAAGESPEQESVTAWITRTLVERYGVDLTGMRIVDGSGLSDGTRLSMAAVASVLVAGSDGSHPALQEVLAAGGLPIAGYTGTLGNGLRFHLPVHAQAVGNARAKTGTLPWVTSLAGSVVTADGRLLVYAVGADRIGEDAAALEAASMLDEIVAQLARCGC, encoded by the coding sequence GTGGAGTCCGCCGCCGTCGCGACGTCTCTGGCGCTGGCGCTGGCGACCAGTGACAACGCGATGATCGAGCAGCTCGCGCGCCAGGCCGCCGCGGCCGCCGGGGAGAGTCCCGAGCAGGAGTCGGTGACCGCCTGGATCACCCGCACCCTGGTCGAGCGCTACGGGGTCGACCTGACCGGGATGCGCATCGTCGACGGCAGCGGGCTGTCCGACGGCACGCGGCTGTCGATGGCTGCGGTGGCCTCGGTCCTGGTGGCCGGGTCGGACGGGTCGCACCCCGCCCTCCAGGAGGTGCTGGCCGCCGGGGGGCTGCCGATCGCCGGTTACACCGGCACCCTGGGCAACGGCCTTCGCTTCCACCTGCCGGTCCACGCCCAGGCCGTCGGCAACGCCCGGGCCAAGACCGGGACGCTGCCCTGGGTCACCTCCCTGGCCGGGTCGGTCGTCACCGCCGACGGGAGGCTCCTGGTCTACGCCGTCGGCGCCGACCGGATCGGTGAGGACGCCGCCGCGCTCGAGGCGGCCTCGATGCTGGACGAGATCGTCGCCCAGCTCGCCCGCTGCGGGTGCTGA
- a CDS encoding zinc-dependent metalloprotease encodes MTQTPEGPTPTLPTTARDVPGSALVDWEFAAGAAARLAPAGPKASRAEITQLVEELRSAGERAVDPVATTARMQTPPGVPPALVVDRAGWIRANAESMGAMLAPVLDDVVARKRVSDREHAERTGRTAPELGPTSQAISGKVTGTEVAGLLSWISTKVLGQYDLAPQGTPKLMFVAPNILTAERELGVDAGDFRLWVALHEETHRVQFTAVPWLRQHMIDTARAVGTQIMPEPDDLGRRLAEIVGRLPGVITGKEDITQVMATPEQRERLAEVTAIMSLLEGHADVVMDEVGPSVIPTVSEIRAKFTQRRQGAGNVDKLLRRLLGMEAKMRQYRDGAVFVRAVVDEVGVDGFNVVWTSPEALPRATEIPDPQAWVRRVHG; translated from the coding sequence ATGACCCAGACCCCCGAGGGCCCGACGCCGACCCTGCCCACGACCGCCCGCGACGTCCCGGGCAGCGCCCTGGTCGACTGGGAGTTCGCCGCCGGGGCGGCCGCGCGGCTGGCACCGGCCGGGCCGAAGGCCTCCCGGGCCGAGATCACCCAGCTGGTCGAGGAGCTGCGCTCCGCCGGCGAGCGGGCGGTCGACCCGGTCGCGACCACGGCCCGGATGCAGACGCCCCCGGGGGTGCCCCCCGCGCTGGTCGTCGACCGCGCCGGGTGGATCCGCGCCAACGCGGAGTCGATGGGCGCCATGCTCGCCCCCGTCCTCGACGACGTGGTCGCCCGCAAGCGCGTCTCGGACCGCGAGCACGCCGAGCGCACCGGCCGGACAGCCCCCGAGCTGGGCCCCACCTCCCAGGCGATCTCGGGGAAGGTGACCGGCACCGAGGTCGCGGGCCTGCTGTCCTGGATCTCGACCAAGGTGCTGGGGCAGTACGACCTGGCCCCCCAGGGCACCCCGAAGCTGATGTTCGTCGCGCCCAACATCCTCACCGCCGAGCGGGAGCTCGGGGTGGACGCGGGCGATTTCCGGCTCTGGGTGGCGCTGCACGAGGAGACCCACCGGGTGCAGTTCACCGCCGTCCCGTGGCTGCGCCAGCACATGATCGACACGGCGCGTGCGGTCGGCACCCAGATCATGCCCGAGCCCGACGACCTGGGCCGACGGCTGGCCGAGATCGTCGGCCGGCTGCCGGGCGTGATCACCGGGAAGGAGGACATCACCCAGGTCATGGCGACTCCCGAGCAGCGCGAGCGGCTGGCGGAGGTCACCGCGATCATGTCGCTGCTGGAGGGGCACGCGGACGTGGTCATGGACGAGGTGGGGCCCAGCGTCATCCCCACCGTGTCCGAGATCCGCGCGAAGTTCACCCAGCGTCGCCAGGGTGCGGGCAACGTCGACAAGCTGCTCCGCCGGCTGCTGGGGATGGAGGCCAAGATGCGGCAGTACCGCGACGGCGCCGTCTTCGTGCGCGCCGTGGTGGACGAGGTGGGGGTGGACGGCTTCAACGTGGTCTGGACCTCCCCCGAGGCGCTGCCGCGCGCGACCGAGATCCCGGACCCGCAGGCCTGGGTCCGACGCGTGCACGGCTGA